One window of the Zygotorulaspora mrakii chromosome 6, complete sequence genome contains the following:
- the CDC26 gene encoding anaphase promoting complex subunit CDC26 (similar to Saccharomyces cerevisiae CDC26 (YFR036W); ancestral locus Anc_7.199), producing the protein MLRRAATTVKLGQEDVADLIAELEEEKLQLRIQSQKKNLVRSGTAANMTSASSKTLGEDLEPGSSEDNSVQISPLNGKRSEVDQIEVGPPTASLSWSNRHIRNHDRDRENGRYGEENPFYRDDVV; encoded by the coding sequence ATGCTTAGAAGAGCTGCTACTACAGTAAAGTTGGGACAGGAAGATGTTGCAGACCTAATAGCGGAGCTTGAGGAGGAGAAACTGCAGCTTAGAATTCAAtcacaaaagaaaaaccTAGTGCGATCTGGTACAGCTGCCAACATGACATCGGCATCTAGCAAGACTCTAGGAGAGGATCTAGAACCAGGAAGCAGTGAGGACAATTCCGTACAAATAAGTCCCTTAAATGGGAAGAGATCTGAGGTGGATCAAATAGAAGTAGGTCCACCGACAGCTTCATTGAGTTGGTCAAACAGACACATTAGAAATCATGACCGTGATCGTGAAAACGGCCGTTATGGAGAGGAAAATCCGTTTTATAGAGATGACGTTGTATGA
- the EMC5 gene encoding Emc5p (similar to Saccharomyces cerevisiae KRE27 (YIL027C); ancestral locus Anc_7.200), whose translation MRLLSKLLLSLSVILLGHSGFSSHEFRQLLKNTSREMPSSMLRHIPVDIQYEAIVGLVLFVLSTFLSFEKITYYPLQGGRELLQLNQYLQDIDMSKANNVNNLTGKDPFGAITYTPNFIDIHKKRKHVATGAL comes from the coding sequence ATGCGTTTACTTTCAAAGCTATTATTGAGTTTGTCAGTCATTCTTCTGGGTCATTCTGGGTTCTCAAGCCATGAATTTCGTCAATTGTTAAAGAATACATCTCGAGAAATGCCATCATCGATGCTGCGTCACATCCCTGTTGACATACAATATGAAGCCATTGTTGGACTTGTGCTGTTTGTGTTAAGCACATTTCTCTCATTCGAAAAGATAACTTATTATCCGTTACAAGGGGGGAGAGAGCTGTTGCAGCTCAACCAGTATTTGCAGGATATTGACATGAGTAAAGCAAATAACGTAAATAATCTAACTGGAAAAGACCCCTTTGGAGCAATTACCTATACACCAAACTTCATCGATATTCATAAGAAGAGGAAGCATGTTGCCACAGGCGCTCTCTAG
- the IRR1 gene encoding cohesin subunit IRR1 (similar to Saccharomyces cerevisiae IRR1 (YIL026C); ancestral locus Anc_7.201): protein MSQVRRSSRIHSRSIEERDTEEGRVGEVQTDGETTVQGILSDESDNEANDDDSEYEEPSQRKKRKINSKSGDRAVKKAKNSANERSNRMNVKANSRKDKEELERISKDFEATELFEILATSEDYSVDELLRDWLGTYIENRDQFLQEFINLLLCCTGAIARVENHDVHSNESSNETIGEVQLMFQRQHIHEFHLLISKKNKKRSKYQPLYENFVEFMSRLMESANELQLLYCESTEVDGLISTSPLVLDLLTWLSALSVCKLRALRYVSTLTLYLFQDFLTEHVVDLERNYLSKLSKQLAVEQRKKRSNTKTIEKLESAIEEVQSSKMVTQNIIDNIIKVCFVHRFKDVDDTLRCMSMIHLSTWIRNYPEYFLKVTFLKYFGWLLSDSSAEVRMHVLRVLPQIITRDHNKAVDNSAIRQFFERFKERLLEIASKDENLEVRMNAVNVLIEVVTLGYLEEHENLQITSLIFDDNQIKVTSYSKHSRLLGSLAKFFSQVVIERCEEFTKNHDIIDETIYGIRAASAIKIGILASLLNQSLLINFQKEEGLDSEAKIAALYQASEFLYPYFSSLLQDLCQLLSYDGEYDHPDLLDNSENIHENDESYLKLLLPNDSNNIILYVTTLNGLCCGGVNMKNQPKLKVAKIILPQLDILFSQLPLHSSNVLSSVMRIFNLFTFEDWIQSGHEKSIVHIAKRIVRAFIETRLSSKPTDTKFKAFSETIQVIHSMNLIELDELWLNQITHLKIQLSKYLDEYMALPRGATNVNERIDTLYTMFINKLGLLGKTYPIEFDNALLSKLLIDHISKIPDQINQYEQDIIELINFKLLTLLITCQLQKWTDIFEKATSTESIPHVPLPVLQSIAKILSVMNSTLLELHGKAEMSSSRFLLTWQLVNSFIDNVVALNVIELRLPEVARSWTRAFKEIFPPYLPSETQFVISQVFLYLESLFAKEINVPLDRFAEEEVYFNDIKEDVFGDESERQLLVFLLKLKGLSRLGLLGDEEYSRIKLNKGKLGPLYESIVDDTFFQEGKKTERQLKNHLQPAQKLLSINEESAAEEMYSDVDMLQNDPIVDSEI from the coding sequence ATGTCTCAAGTTCGTAGATCAAGCAGGATTCATAGTCGATCTATCGAAGAACGAGACACAGAAGAAGGGCGCGTCGGGGAAGTTCAAACGGATGGTGAAACAACTGTGCAGGGAATCCTGAGTGATGAGAGTGACAACGAAGCTAACGACGACGATTCAGAGTATGAAGAACCATctcaaaggaagaaaaggaaaataaacTCCAAGTCCGGGGACAGAGCGGTTAAGAAAGCTAAGAATAGTGCCAATGAACGATCAAATAGGATGAATGTAAAAGCAAATTCACGGAAAGACAAGGAAGAGCTGGAGCGAATTTCGAAAGACTTTGAAGCAACGGAGCTATTTGAGATCTTAGCAACCTCAGAAGACTACTCTGTTGATGAATTATTGAGAGACTGGCTAGGAACCTACATCGAAAACCGagatcaatttttgcaggaattcatcaatttaCTTCTTTGTTGTACTGGTGCAATTGCTCGGGTGGAAAATCACGATGTTCATAGCAACGAGTCATCGAATGAAACTATTGGGGAAGTTCAGTTGATGTTTCAAAGACAACATATTCATGAATTTCATCTCTTGATTagcaaaaagaataaaaaaagatctaAATATCAACCATTGTATGAGAATTTCGTAGAGTTCATGTCTCGCCTGATGGAATCCGCTAATGAGCTGCAATTGCTATACTGTGAATCTACGGAAGTAGATGGTCTGATATCCACTAGTCCATTGGTGCTTGACTTATTGACGTGGCTTTCTGCTCTATCAGTTTGTAAACTAAGAGCACTAAGATATGTTTCAACATTAACATTGTACctatttcaagatttcttAACCGAACATGTTGTGGACCTGGAGAGGAATTATTTATCAAAACTTTCCAAACAGCTGGCTGTggaacaaagaaagaagcGTTCAAATACTAAAACaatagaaaaattggaatcCGCTATTGAGGAAGTTCAAAGCAGTAAAATGGTTACACAGAATATAATTGATAACATTATAAAAGTTTGCTTTGTTCACAGATTTAAAGATGTCGACGATACACTAAGATGCATGTCAATGATTCATTTATCAACATGGATCAGAAACTATCCTGAGTATTTCCTCAAAGTTACTTttttaaaatattttggatgGCTACTAAGTGACTCCTCTGCTGAAGTAAGAATGCATGTCTTAAGGGTTCTGCCACAAATTATAACAAGAGATCATAATAAAGCTGTGGATAACTCAGCTATTCGCcagttttttgaaaggTTTAAGGAAAGGTTACTTGAAATAGcatcaaaagatgaaaatcttgaagtCAGAATGAATGCAGTAAATGTACTTATCGAAGTGGTTACATTAGGCTATCTGGAAGAACACGAAAATCTACAAATTACAAGCCTAATATTCGATGATAATCAGATAAAGGTGACTTCATATAGTAAACATTCAAGATTATTAGGTTCGTTggcaaaatttttttctcaagtCGTTATCGAAAGATGTGAAGAATTTACGAAGAATCATGATATTATCGATGAAACTATATATGGCATTCGAGCTGCCTCCGCTATCAAAATAGGTATATTGGCAAGTCTTCTAAATCAATCGCTATtaatcaattttcaaaaagaggAAGGTCTGGATTCGGAAGCCAAAATTGCTGCACTATATCAAGCGTCTGAGTTTTTGTATCCTTATTTCAGCTCTTTACTGCAAGATCTTTGCCAGCTTCTTAGTTACGATGGAGAGTATGATCATCCAGATTTACTGGACAATAGTGAGAATATTCACGAGAATGATGAGAGCTATTTAAAATTATTGCTACCCAATGACAGCAATAATATAATATTATATGTGACCACGCTGAATGGCCTATGTTGTGGCGGAgtgaatatgaaaaatcagCCGAAGTTGAAGGTTGCAAAGATCATTTTGCCACAACTGGATATACTTTTCAGCCAATTACCGCTGCATTCCAGTAATGTCCTGTCATCAGTTATGAGAATCTTTAATTTGTTTACTTTCGAAGACTGGATCCAATCAGGCCATGAAAAAAGCATTGTACATATTGCTAAAAGAATTGTACGAGCATTCATCGAGACAAGGCTAAGTTCCAAACCTACTGACACAAAATTCAAAGCGTTCTCTGAAACTATTCAGGTAATCCACAGTATGAATCTGATCGAGTTAGATGAGCTGTGGCTGAATCAGATTACACATctgaaaattcaattgagtAAATACTTGGATGAGTACATGGCTTTACCAAGAGGGGCAACTAATGTGaatgaaagaattgataCACTTTACACAATGTTCATTAACAAGCTCGGCCTTCTGGGAAAAACTTATCccattgaatttgataatgCATTGCTGAGTAAATTATTAATAGACCATATCTCGAAAATTCCAGACCAAATAAATCAATATGAACAAGATATTATTGAACTGATAAACTTCAAACTATTGACATTGCTTATAACCTGTCAGCTTCAGAAGTGGACAgacatatttgaaaaggctACATCAACCGAAAGCATACCTCATGTCCCCCTTCCAGTGTTGCAATCTATAGCTAAAATTTTAAGTGTGATGAACTCCACTTTACTAGAACTACATGGTAAAGCAGAAATGTCATCTTCTAGATTCCTATTAACGTGGCAACTTGTAAACTCATTCATTGACAATGTTGTTGCGCTTAACGTAATCGAATTACGTCTACCAGAAGTCGCTCGTTCATGGACTCGTGCATTTAAAGAGATATTCCCACCTTATTTGCCAAGTGAGACACAGTTTGTAATTTCGCAAGTCTTTTTGTATCTGGAAAGTCTGTTCGCCAAGGAAATTAACGTTCCTCTAGATAGATTTGCTGAGGAAGAAGTTTATTTtaatgatatcaaagaagatgtCTTCGGTGATGAGAGTGAGCGACAACTGTTAGTATTTCTGCTTAAATTGAAGGGCCTATCAAGGTTAGGATTGTTGGGAGATGAAGAGTATTCAAGAATTAAACTGAATAAAGGAAAACTAGGTCCTCTATATGAAAGCATTGTGGATGATACGTTCTTTCAAGAGGGAAAGAAAACTGAAAGACAGTTAAAGAATCATTTGCAACCTGCACAAAAACTGCTGTCAATCAACGAAGAATCCGCGGCAGAAGAGATGTATTCCGATGTTGATATGCTACAGAACGATCCTATCGTTGATTCAGAAATATAA
- the ATG45 gene encoding Atg45p (similar to Saccharomyces cerevisiae YIL024C; ancestral locus Anc_7.202): MSNILLVIPSDVICSCSSPTDKIVITGEFDNWQHSDYILEYDGKEGYKVEIPRLTGRERALFKFLVNDNRWITLSYFETLTDEQGFINNVLNYHDYDGLDDVTINSSTQDENEQQEKLLSYSTEVTDAKYMSPELFSHGKLEANSSSNNPVGSNDYVNISSHGELSSIEDLEFEPYESDLEETIQYDSKVSFSTNQKPLDGLVSMVKKARTYWHT; this comes from the coding sequence ATGTCTAATATATTGCTTGTTATTCCGAGCGACGTAATTTGCAGTTGCTCATCGCCAACGGACAAGATAGTTATCACGGGTGAATTTGACAATTGGCAGCATTCAGATTACATCCTGGAATATGACGGAAAAGAGGGATATAAGGTTGAGATTCCACGGTTAACTGGTAGGGAACGGgcacttttcaaatttttagtCAACGATAATCGATGGATCACACTATCCTATTTTGAGACGTTGACAGACGAACAGGGGTTTATTAATAATGTCCTTAATTACCATGATTATGATGGTCTGGATGATGTAACTATTAATAGCAGTACTCAGGATGAGAACGAGCAGCAGGAGAAATTGCTCAGTTACTCCACCGAAGTGACAGATGCCAAGTATATGTCTCCAGAGCTATTTTCCCATGGTAAGCTTGAAGCTAACAGCTCTTCAAACAACCCTGTTGGAAGTAACGACTACGTTAATATTTCCTCTCACGGAGAATTAAGCAGTATTGAGGACCTGGAATTTGAACCGTACGAGTCAGATCTTGAAGAAACCATTCAGTATGATTCGAAAGTCTCATTCAGTACCAATCAGAAGCCTTTGGATGGGCTAGTTTCTATGGTCAAGAAAGCGCGGACCTACTGGCACACTTGA
- the YKE4 gene encoding Zn(2+) transporter YKE4 (similar to Saccharomyces cerevisiae YKE4 (YIL023C); ancestral locus Anc_7.203), whose translation MIMNYLMLSVSIPFVVGHTHGHSHSLEDKGVLGAAIHFFQDFVFPFDARYNSLLATLIIQLLPCLIIYFVPGMRALSMGNNLIGPLNLLVSFAMGTLLGDIFLHLLPEVFSSIEFHDHETAHLELIRMSAAVCGGFMIFFVLEKTMRVLLIGAGSEVSLVNHTHSHSHLPSDLDNNRHNEEVFEYSHGYENDSSSSAGGSARQRKKERSSEKSPKLETSQIHKPGVSVYLNIVSGFIHNITDGVALASSFYSSKNVGVSTTIAIMFHEIPHELGDFAILVANGFTFSQAFKSQIINSIGSLTGTAIGCALNEITTSEQNHWDKLSESIYFFSKLPGLRLPLTTGGFIYIVTMGVVPQMLQTTSQNRSQELKKWLLQFIFICIGFMLMASLATN comes from the coding sequence ATGATCATGAATTACTTAATGCTCAGTGTGAGTATTCCGTTCGTAGTTGGTCACACGCATGGACATTCTCACTCCCTAGAGGACAAAGGAGTACTGGGAGCAGctattcattttttccaggaCTTCGTCTTCCCATTCGACGCAAGGTACAATTCTTTACTAGCTACGTTGATCATTCAGTTACTCCCCTGTTTGATAATATACTTTGTTCCCGGAATGAGAGCTTTGTCTATGGGCAACAACTTGATAGGACCACTGAATTTATTGGTATCATTCGCAATGGGCACTTTATTAGGtgacatttttttgcatttacTACCAGAGGTTTTCTCATCTATCGAGTTCCACGATCATGAAACTGCACATCTGGAACTTATCAGGATGAGTGCCGCTGTTTGCGGAGGAtttatgattttttttgttttggaGAAGACGATGAGAGTTTTATTAATTGGAGCGGGTAGTGAGGTTAGTTTAGTGAACCACACACACTCTCATTCGCATTTACCTAGTGATCTTGATAATAACCGCCATAATGAGGAAGTTTTTGAGTATTCCCATGGGTACGAGAATGATTCAAGTAGCTCAGCGGGGGGCTCGGCAAGACagagaaagaaggaaaGATCGTCTGAGAAATCTCCAAAACTTGAAACATCCCAGATACATAAACCTGGTGTCTCCGTTTATCTGAATATTGTTTCTGGTTTTATTCATAACATCACCGATGGAGTTGCTCTTGCATCGTCCTTCTACAGTTCCAAGAACGTTGGGGTCTCCACGACGATAGCAATCATGTTCCATGAGATTCCTCACGAACTGGGAGACTTTGCTATTTTGGTGGCAAACGGTTTCACGTTTAGCCAGGCATTTAAGTCTCAGATTATCAACTCAATTGGCTCTCTCACAGGCACCGCAATAGGATGCGCTTTGAACGAGATCACCACATCAGAGCAAAACCACTGGGATAAGTTGTCGGAAAgcatatattttttttccaaactgCCTGGTTTGAGACTACCACTAACTACGGGCGGTTTTATCTATATAGTCACCATGGGAGTAGTACCGCAAATGTTGCAGACCACTTCACAAAACCGGTCCCAAGAACTCAAAAAGTGGCTGCTACAATTCATATTCATCTGCATCGGATTCATGTTAATGGCTTCACTTGCTACTAACTAA
- the RSC8 gene encoding Rsc8p (similar to Saccharomyces cerevisiae RSC8 (YFR037C); ancestral locus Anc_7.204), translating into MEEQQATNVDSGVAEFGASGSAPPLLPHLQQQQLQQLETPNVNYEQQAQKLEDKALRFLAKQAHPVIVPSFASWFEFSEVHEIEKRSIPDFFDDSSRFKTPKAYKDARNFMINTYRLSPYEYLTMTAVRRNIAMDVASIVKIHAFLEKWGLINYQIDPRSKPSLIGPSFTGHFQVILDTPQGLKPFVPSKLVGEQDEGVTKDQTGQETPAGQDVKESPQPSVPPEQAVPQESHEVGQGTNGADTASAESNSTQPKEEESNSLENNKNQVQDSAKEPIFVKPEQFPVNLSLRKSIYDSTQDFNALQSRDKNSRQIRKTFICHTSGNEAVSVHYHNLRARDANLSSRCFQEGHFGANFQSSDFIRLENEVQTGKRQWSDQELLLLLEGIEMYEDQWEKIVHHVGGQKTIEECVEKFLSLPIEDQYINDIVGNLRTKVSTKSNDNQGGIDTVSAVDAAIKALLNGLHKEVLDESIPESSRKISDKYLQETQVVTQELVNLTSRKMDLKFEKLDKLEIALQNEKSKYVEESEKLLNDRISLSKQVNEINADLSNLNISKKLVLVSEQVDSGIKLVEEEEREEKKKDQLQKKSDQEVEALSHTEPQMYKPWSL; encoded by the coding sequence ATGGAGGAGCAACAAGCGACCAATGTTGATTCTGGAGTGGCAGAGTTTGGTGCAAGTGGCAGCGCACCCCCATTGTTGCCCCATTTACAGCAGCAACAGTTGCAACAACTTGAAACCCCAAATGTCAATTATGAACAACAGGCACAGAAATTAGAAGATAAGGCATTACGATTCTTGGCAAAACAAGCACATCCTGTTATAGTTCCATCGTTCGCGTCCTGGTTTGAGTTTTCCGAAGTGCATGAAATCGAAAAGAGATCAATTCCTgacttttttgatgattcgTCACGTTTCAAGACACCAAAGGCGTATAAGGATGCGAGAAATTTCATGATTAATACATATAGACTTTCCCCATATGAGTATTTGACAATGACTGCCGTAAGGAGAAATATTGCAATGGACGTGGCATCGATTGTCAAAATACATGcgtttttggaaaaatgggGGTTGATAAATTATCAAATCGATCCAAGATCGAAGCCATCATTGATAGGACCAAGTTTCACAGGTCATTTCCAAGTTATACTGGATACTCCTCAAGGTTTGAAACCATTTGTTCCTTCAAAGCTTGTAGGCGAACAAGATGAGGGCGTGACAAAGGACCAAACCGGTCAGGAGACACCAGCAGGACAGGATGTTAAAGAGTCACCGCAACCATCTGTGCCACCTGAGCAGGCTGTACCACAAGAGTCGCACGAAGTTGGTCAGGGAACCAATGGCGCGGATACCGCAAGCGCAGAATCAAATTCAACACAAccaaaagaagaggaatCGAACTCGTTggaaaataataaaaatcaaGTCCAAGACTCAGCCAAAGAGCCAATATTTGTAAAACCAGAACAATTTCCTGTAAATTTGTCTCTCAGGAAAAGTATTTACGATTCCACACAAGATTTCAATGCATTACAGTCGCGCGATAAAAACTCGAGGCAAATTCGTAAAACTTTCATTTGTCATACATCTGGAAATGAAGCAGTTTCGGTGCACTACCATAATTTGCGTGCACGAGACGCGAACTTATCATCTCGTTGTTTCCAAGAAGGTCATTTTGGCGCTAACTTTCAATCCTCTGATTTTATAAGGCTTGAGAACGAAGTGCAAACTGGAAAAAGACAGTGGTCTGATCAAGAACTTCTTCTGCTATTAGAAGGTATTGAAATGTATGAAGATCAAtgggaaaaaattgttcatcATGTTGGCGGTCAAAAAACTATAGAGGAATGTGtcgaaaagtttttgaGCTTACCAATTGAGGATCAATATATCAATGACATTGTCGGGAACCTGAGAACCAAAGTCTCTACAAAGAGTAATGATAACCAGGGAGGCATTGATACTGTATCAGCAGTAGATGCAGCTATAAAAGCCTTATTAAATGGACTTCACAAGGAAGTGCTCGATGAAAGTATCCCTGAGTCctcaagaaaaatttctgatAAATACTTGCAGGAGACCCAAGTTGTAACGCAAGAACTAGTCAATTTGACCTCGAGAAAGATGGATTTaaagtttgaaaagttggataaattggaaattgccttacaaaatgaaaagagtaaatACGTGGAGGAATCGGAGAAGCTGCTTAACGATAGAATATCGTTGAGTAAGCAGGTCAATGAAATAAATGcagatctttcaaatttgaacaTATCTAAAAAACTGGTTCTAGTCTCCGAACAGGTTGATTCCGGTATAAAATTAgttgaagaggaagaaagagaagaaaagaaaaaagatcaacTACAGAAGAAATCAGATCAAGAGGTGGAGGCACTGTCGCACACTGAACCTCAGATGTATAAACCTTGGTCGCTGTAA
- the IRC5 gene encoding putative ATPase (similar to Saccharomyces cerevisiae YFR038W; ancestral locus Anc_7.205), which produces MTAESRRRALRKGNEKVDYGEKEESDLDSESVVSESRNSSGSDDLKDGGSDIEEVWLHDDLDGNEDVALDSDDDETDLKEEDKKLNDLLEQSRLKLKQERQNDDKDSDDDDSDKDENMDSRSVSLKLKKLNEFVTQSRVYSGVIADTLFERSKQRQREVEAQIEAEKKKMTAEPPKKKTKTRSIVDFFKPKTKEEAQPSALLEDSIIAEQQPSLLKNCILKPYQLDGLNWLITLYENGLNGILADDMGLGKTIQSIALLAFIYEMDTKGPFLIAVPLSTIDNWVNEFSRFAPDIPKLKYYHQGGARERIKLMNKFFREHKSTGVVITSYEMIIRDSNEIMSRSWKFLIVDEGHRLKNINCKLIQELKRVNTRNKLLLTGTPLQNNLAELWALLNFIMPDIFSDFEIFNKWFDFRDLDLQNNSAKLNKIINDELEKNLISNLHTILKPFLLRRLKKVVLSGILPPKREYIVNCPLTPIQRKFYNMGLTGNLKKTILKEMIKSFFTLNTEYIGTVSNKSIRNFINYKLKESNNDIVNLEDRDDTNKRMEKVYQTHMHKEFCNIKLQNMIMQLRQIVDSTYLFYFPFLQPKDLTLEQLLNTSGKLKMLQTLVIPLCENGHKVLIFSQFVRMLDLIEDWCDLNSLKTLRIDGSVDNETRKEHIDELNSSNSKCDIFLLSTRAAGLGINLIGADTVVLFDSDWNPQVDLQAMDRCHRIGQDKPVIVYRLCCDNTVEHVILTRAANKRRLEKLVIQMGQFSTLKKLALNEGSFLQQKKGAAARTSNKDIIQELSRLLVTGESSIGFASKDSDQTNHDEQPLTEQELLELMDRSPSAYDPERTVELPHVCLFETTAGEL; this is translated from the coding sequence ATGACAGCTGAGAGCAGGAGAAGGGCTTTGCGCAAAGGGAATGAGAAAGTAGATTATGGGGAAAAGGAAGAGTCTGACCTCGATTCCGAGTCTGTCGTAAGTGAAAGCAGGAATTCAAGTGGCAGCGATGATCTCAAGGATGGTGGATCTGATATTGAAGAGGTATGGCTGCACGATGACCTTGATGGAAACGAAGACGTAGCCCTTGACTCGGACGACGACGAAACTGACCTTAAGGAGGAGGATAAGAAATTAAATGATTTACTTGAGCAGTCACGACTGAAGTTGAAGCAAGAACGTCAGAATGATGACAAGGatagtgatgatgatgatagtGATAAGGATGAAAATATGGACTCTAGAAGTGTATCActaaagttgaaaaaattgaatgaatttGTAACCCAAAGTAGAGTGTATTCTGGTGTGATAGCCGACACTCTGTTCGAAAGGTCAAAGCAAAGACAGCGAGAGGTGGAAGCTCAAattgaagctgaaaaaaaaaagatgacTGCGGAACCACCTAAAAAGAAGACTAAGACCAGGTCAATAgtggattttttcaagccAAAGACTAAGGAAGAAGCGCAACCATCAGCGCTTCTGGAAGACTCTATAATTGCAGAACAGCAACCctcacttttgaaaaattgcatTCTCAAACCCTATCAGCTGGATGGTTTGAATTGGCTGATTACCTTATATGAAAATGGATTAAATGGAATACTCGCGGATGATATGGGATTAGGCAAGACGATTCAAAGTATAGCTTTGTTAGCATTTATTTATGAAATGGATACTAAGGGCCCATTTTTGATCGCTGTGCCTCTTAGTACAATTGATAACTGGGTTAATGAATTTTCTCGGTTTGCACCTGATATACCAAAATTAAAGTACTATCATCAAGGTGGAGCTAgagaaagaataaaattgatgaacAAGTTTTTCAGAGAACACAAATCGACCGGTGTCGTTATAACATCATATGAAATGATCATCAGAGACTCTAATGAAATTATGTCAAGGTCATGGAAGTTTTTAATCGTCGATGAAGGCCATAGActcaaaaacatcaactGTAAACTGATACAGGAATTGAAGAGAGTAAATACAAGAAATAAATTGCTGTTAACGGGAACACCTTTACAAAATAACTTAGCAGAGCTCTGGGCATTGCTGAATTTCATCATGCCTGATATTTTCAGCgattttgagatttttaaTAAGTGGTTTGATTTCAGAGATCTCGATTTGCAAAACAATTCCgcaaaattgaataaaattATAAATGACGAGTTAGAAAAGAACCTGATTTCGAATCTGCATACGATTTTGAAACCTTTCCTCCTCaggagattgaaaaaagtggtTTTATCTGGTATCCTTCCTCCTAAGAGAGAATATATTGTTAACTGCCCCCTGACTCCAATTCAGAGGAAATTCTATAATATGGGATTAACTGGTAACCTCAAAAAAACTATTCTAAAGGAAATGATTAAATCCTTTTTTACCTTGAACACTGAGTATATCGGGACTGTTTCGAATAAGTCCATAAGAAACTTCATCAACTACAAATTGAAGGaatcaaataatgatattgtTAACTTAGAAGATAGGGATGATACCAATAAAAGAATGGAAAAAGTCTACCAAACCCATATGCATAAAGAATTTTGTAATATCAAGCTTCAAAACATGATTATGCAATTAAGGCAAATAGTTGATTCAACTTACCTATTCTATTTCCCATTCCTGCAGCCCAAGGATCTGACGTTGGAACAGTTATTAAATACATCGGGCAAACTAAAAATGTTACAAACGCTTGTAATACCATTGTGTGAAAATGGTCACAAAGTCCTAATCTTTTCACAATTTGTACGAATGCTTGATTTGATTGAAGATTGGTGTGACTTGAACTCTTTAAAAACCTTAAGAATTGATGGATCCGTTGACAACGAAACTAGGAAGGAGCATATCGACGAGCTCAACTCGTCAAACAGTAAGTGTgacatttttcttttatcaaCAAGAGCCGCCGGCCTCGGTATCAATTTAATTGGTGCAGATACGGTCGTTTTGTTTGATAGCGATTGGAATCCCCAGGTTGATCTCCAAGCTATGGATAGATGCCACAGAATTGGGCAGGACAAACCTGTAATTGTTTACCGCTTGTGTTGCGACAACACGGTGGAACATGTCATACTCACTAGGGCAGCAAATAAGAGAAGGCTAGAGAAACTGGTCATACAAATGGGTCAGTTCAGTACACTCAAGAAACTTGCTCTGAATGAAGGCTCATTCCTTCAACAAAAGAAGGGTGCAGCAGCGAGAACAAGCAACAAGGACATCATTCAGGAATTGTCACGACTACTAGTAACTGGAGAATCAAGTATTGGTTTCGCAAGCAAGGACTCCGACCAAACTAATCACGACGAACAGCCGTTAACTGAACAAGAGCTACTTGAATTAATGGATCGTTCACCCAGTGCTTACGACCCGGAAAGAACAGTAGAGCTTCCTCACGTATGTCTCTTCGAGACCACTGCTGGAGAGCTCTGA